The following proteins are encoded in a genomic region of Lentisphaerota bacterium:
- a CDS encoding replication-associated recombination protein A → MSDAELFDSGTLDVADANAAPGGASRPPLAAQMRPQTLDDVVGQDHILGPGKLLRRVIEADRLPNLIFYGPPGSGKTSLAEVIAKATQCRFERTSGVISNVAVLRALCENAKRLRALRKTVLFIDEIHRFNKAQQDVLLPYVEDGAVTLIGATTHNPQVFINSPLTSRSLVFELKPLDEPSIVRLILRALADESHGLGLLRVIADSDAVACLAGICEGDARRALNALEVAARSTPPGADGVIHITRSVMEDCVQRRMILYDRDEDGHYDTISAFIKSVRGSDPHAAVYWLAKMLEAGEDPRFIARRLMILASEDIGNADPRGITLAVSATQAVEYVGMPEARIILAQATTYLATAPKSNAAYLAVDAALADVREGRVLAIPEHLKNLHLDAIGHDAADHPYLYPHAFQGHIVEQRYIPADKHYYIPTDQGYEETIRKRMERIASALEKTERP, encoded by the coding sequence CGCTGACGCGAATGCCGCGCCGGGTGGCGCCTCGCGTCCGCCGCTGGCCGCCCAAATGCGGCCGCAGACACTCGACGACGTGGTCGGCCAGGATCATATTCTCGGGCCGGGCAAGCTTTTGCGGCGGGTGATCGAAGCCGACCGCCTGCCCAATCTCATCTTCTACGGACCCCCGGGCAGCGGCAAGACGTCGCTCGCGGAGGTCATCGCCAAAGCCACGCAATGCCGCTTCGAGCGCACCAGCGGCGTGATCTCCAACGTCGCCGTGCTCCGCGCCCTGTGTGAAAACGCCAAGCGCTTGCGCGCCCTGCGGAAGACCGTCCTGTTTATCGACGAAATCCACCGCTTCAACAAGGCCCAGCAGGATGTGCTCCTCCCCTACGTCGAGGACGGCGCGGTGACCTTGATCGGCGCGACCACCCACAACCCGCAGGTTTTCATCAACTCGCCGCTCACCTCCCGATCGCTTGTGTTCGAGCTCAAGCCGCTCGACGAGCCGTCCATCGTCCGCCTCATCCTGCGCGCCCTTGCCGACGAATCGCACGGCCTGGGACTGCTGCGGGTGATCGCCGATTCCGATGCGGTCGCCTGCCTCGCGGGCATTTGCGAAGGCGACGCCCGACGCGCGCTCAACGCCCTTGAAGTCGCCGCCCGGAGCACGCCCCCCGGCGCCGACGGCGTGATCCACATCACCCGCAGCGTGATGGAAGACTGCGTCCAGCGCCGCATGATTCTCTACGACCGCGACGAGGACGGCCATTACGACACGATATCCGCCTTCATCAAGAGCGTTCGCGGCTCCGATCCCCATGCCGCCGTCTACTGGCTGGCCAAGATGCTGGAAGCCGGCGAGGACCCCCGCTTCATCGCCCGCCGCCTGATGATCCTCGCCAGCGAAGACATCGGCAACGCCGATCCCCGCGGCATCACGCTCGCCGTCTCCGCCACCCAGGCCGTCGAGTATGTCGGCATGCCCGAGGCGCGCATCATCCTCGCCCAGGCGACCACCTATCTCGCCACGGCCCCCAAGAGCAACGCCGCTTACCTCGCCGTCGATGCCGCGCTGGCCGACGTCCGCGAAGGCCGCGTCCTCGCCATCCCCGAGCATCTCAAAAACCTCCACCTCGACGCGATCGGCCACGACGCCGCCGACCACCCCTATCTGTATCCGCACGCCTTTCAAGGCCACATCGTCGAGCAGCGCTACATTCCGGCAGACAAGCATTACTACATACCCACCGATCAGGGCTACGAGGAGACCATCCGCAAGCGGATGGAGCGGATCGCCTCCGCCTTGGAGAAGACGGAGCGGCCATGA
- a CDS encoding 5-formyltetrahydrofolate cyclo-ligase, whose protein sequence is MTKDEIRAGMLARRRDVDDQTRRDAGKAIAERLASTAAFARSWRFCCYLSTPHEVTSRYILRTVFEAGREVCIPAWDPMAQTYGLFAYDPRMPLITGHRGIREPSIRIPILPWDVNCFIVPGLAFDSHGGRLGYGKGYYDRILAQAARTVPIIAVCYDWQVVDDPLPFEPHDIRVHMIITNQRFITCAV, encoded by the coding sequence ATGACCAAGGACGAGATCCGCGCCGGCATGCTGGCCCGCCGCCGCGATGTTGACGATCAGACGCGCCGCGACGCCGGAAAGGCCATCGCGGAACGCCTCGCTTCAACCGCTGCGTTTGCCCGTTCGTGGCGGTTCTGCTGCTACCTCAGCACCCCGCATGAGGTCACCAGCCGCTACATCCTCCGGACCGTGTTCGAGGCCGGACGCGAGGTGTGCATCCCGGCCTGGGATCCTATGGCGCAAACCTACGGTCTCTTCGCCTATGATCCGCGCATGCCCCTCATCACCGGACACCGGGGCATCCGTGAGCCGTCCATCCGCATCCCGATCCTCCCCTGGGATGTGAACTGCTTCATCGTCCCCGGCCTCGCCTTCGACAGCCACGGGGGGCGCCTCGGCTATGGCAAGGGGTACTACGACCGCATCCTCGCACAGGCCGCCCGCACCGTCCCCATCATCGCCGTCTGTTACGACTGGCAGGTCGTCGACGATCCCCTCCCCTTCGAACCCCACGACATCCGCGTTCACATGATCATCACCAACCAGCGCTTCATCACTTGCGCAGTGTAA
- the hrpA gene encoding ATP-dependent RNA helicase HrpA: MNPALPFVCPPLRFPDELPITAHREAIADALARSRVLIVCGDTGSGKTTQIPKIALAAGRGRTGLIGVTQPRRLAAVAMATRVAEEFGGEPGGFVGVQHRFERRLSPETRIKFMTDGILLAETRQDRLLRAYDTLIIDEAHERSLNIDFLLGILRGIISRRPDLRVVISSATLDAERFATFFADRGAPAPVFTIPGRLYPVEVRYRPADEEDAPDLPRMIAQAAAELAADAPGDVLVFLPGERDIRDAADVLAGRRLPDTAIIPLLASLPAGEQQRAFKTIPGVRRIILATNVAETSVTLPGIRAVIDTGLARVPRWNARTRVQRLQIEAISQASASQRAGRCGRLGPGVCIRLYSADDLAGRPPYTDPEIVRSSLAGVILTMLDLRLGDIATFPFLDPPPPAAIRDGLRELIELGAIEHPDARPGAPSADPRSPPALTPLGMRLARLPLEPRLARILFAADTEQALRHALIVVAALECDDPRRRPVEKQAEADAAHAQFLTPASDFSALLRLWRWYDEQGGFSSNTTARRLCRDHFLSFPRMRDWRDLRDQLEHLVRPLGLNPATEAGGDAGLHRALLAGLLGHIGKRDPETGDYRGAHGLRFALFPGSGLAKAARQAGKRKKSDADVTTAPPARPSPASLPVSRDWVIAGELVETARLYARTAACIDPGWIEPIAGRLCKSSFHSPWWDTDKGFARIRERVTLHGLVLVENRTRDYARINPADARVLFIRHGLIAGECPNPPPIIRDNLSRLALLRLAQAKTRGGQSLLDEDAVYAFYDAHLPADVFSADALRRWLRQASPEQVEALRLTDAEIPLPDGAATGFPDTLTLDGQSIPLTYRHAPGEPDDGITCTVPADLLSRLRAWRADWLVPGALPEKIRWMLASLPSKTRRLVAPPGETADRCLGRMPPGREPLNQALSRALYEVCGVRIPADAWREDDLPDWLRIRFVVTDSDGKILGSGRTFDPLIKTFALASVGPSAPAPSQSGTDSRFHRDGITDWSFGDLPEEVNIDRAGWPMLHYPALVDASPAACALRLFADAATAAAIHAEGTLRLIALALGPDTLALRRSSAPAKDLRGALAALEYTSESFVEDILRAALHTCFLEGLAPVRSEAVFRQRLLLGRPKLGAAHLQIARLCASVLHAAQTLERDLGGDARPIPAAAPPSVHTAESVMRDFTKGPAAVKSPPLSAPLRADALATFADLLVSYNRQPNPGAHHQPAKRAAARAPVAVTLHPASADDLRDQLAWLVFPGFIRATPWGHLQHYQRYLEGMRIRVERLRTNPAADLKRLAEIAPFWNRYTAFTARDEHATHDRAALADYRWMVEEFRISLFAQELGTAAPASAKRLEAQWQRVLAT; encoded by the coding sequence GTGAACCCTGCCCTTCCGTTTGTCTGTCCGCCCCTGCGCTTCCCCGACGAGTTGCCGATCACCGCGCACCGCGAGGCGATCGCCGATGCGTTGGCGCGCAGCCGCGTCTTGATCGTCTGCGGCGACACGGGTTCGGGCAAGACCACCCAGATCCCCAAGATCGCCCTCGCCGCCGGACGCGGCCGCACCGGGCTGATCGGCGTCACCCAGCCCCGACGCCTCGCGGCCGTCGCGATGGCCACCCGTGTTGCCGAGGAGTTTGGCGGCGAGCCGGGCGGCTTCGTCGGGGTCCAACACCGCTTCGAGCGCCGTCTTTCGCCCGAGACGCGCATCAAGTTCATGACCGACGGCATCCTTCTGGCCGAGACCCGCCAGGACCGCCTGTTGCGCGCGTATGACACGCTGATTATCGACGAGGCGCACGAGCGCTCGCTCAACATTGACTTTCTCCTCGGCATCCTGCGCGGCATCATCTCCCGGCGGCCCGACCTGCGCGTGGTCATCAGCTCCGCCACACTCGATGCCGAACGTTTCGCGACCTTCTTTGCGGATCGCGGCGCGCCCGCCCCGGTTTTCACCATCCCCGGCCGCCTCTACCCGGTCGAGGTCCGCTACCGGCCTGCCGACGAAGAGGACGCCCCCGACCTGCCTCGGATGATCGCCCAGGCCGCCGCCGAGCTCGCGGCCGATGCGCCGGGCGACGTGCTGGTCTTTCTTCCCGGCGAGCGCGACATCCGCGATGCCGCCGACGTCCTCGCCGGCCGCCGCCTCCCCGACACCGCTATCATCCCGCTGCTCGCCTCCCTGCCCGCAGGCGAGCAGCAGCGGGCCTTTAAGACGATCCCCGGCGTCCGCCGCATCATCCTCGCCACCAACGTCGCCGAAACCTCCGTCACCCTCCCCGGCATCCGCGCCGTGATTGACACCGGTCTCGCCCGCGTCCCCCGCTGGAACGCCCGCACCCGCGTCCAGCGCCTCCAGATCGAGGCGATCTCGCAGGCCTCGGCCAGCCAGCGCGCCGGGCGCTGCGGCCGCCTCGGCCCCGGCGTGTGCATCCGCCTCTACAGCGCCGACGACCTGGCCGGCCGGCCGCCCTACACCGACCCCGAGATCGTCCGGTCCTCCCTCGCGGGCGTGATCCTGACCATGCTCGACCTGCGCCTGGGCGACATCGCCACCTTCCCCTTTCTCGACCCGCCCCCGCCCGCCGCCATCCGCGACGGCCTGCGCGAGCTGATCGAACTCGGCGCTATCGAGCATCCCGACGCCCGGCCTGGCGCGCCGTCCGCCGATCCCCGGTCCCCGCCCGCGCTCACCCCGCTCGGCATGCGCCTCGCCCGCCTGCCGCTCGAGCCGCGCCTCGCCCGCATTCTCTTCGCCGCCGACACCGAGCAGGCACTGCGCCACGCGCTGATCGTTGTCGCCGCCCTCGAATGCGACGATCCCCGCCGGCGGCCAGTCGAGAAGCAGGCCGAAGCCGACGCCGCGCACGCCCAGTTCCTGACGCCCGCATCCGACTTCTCGGCCCTGCTCCGCCTCTGGCGCTGGTACGACGAACAGGGCGGGTTCAGCTCCAACACCACCGCCCGTCGCCTCTGCCGCGACCACTTCCTCTCGTTTCCACGAATGCGCGACTGGCGCGACCTGCGCGATCAGCTCGAGCACCTGGTGCGTCCGCTCGGGCTGAATCCGGCGACCGAGGCTGGCGGCGATGCGGGGCTTCACCGCGCCCTGCTGGCGGGACTGCTCGGGCATATCGGCAAGCGCGACCCCGAGACCGGCGACTACCGCGGCGCCCACGGTCTGCGCTTCGCCCTCTTTCCCGGTTCCGGCCTTGCCAAGGCCGCGCGCCAGGCGGGCAAGCGAAAAAAATCCGATGCCGACGTCACCACCGCGCCACCGGCGCGCCCCTCCCCCGCGTCCCTGCCGGTCTCGCGCGACTGGGTGATCGCGGGCGAACTGGTCGAGACCGCCCGTCTCTATGCCCGCACCGCCGCCTGCATTGACCCGGGCTGGATCGAGCCGATCGCCGGACGTCTCTGCAAATCCTCCTTCCACTCGCCGTGGTGGGACACCGACAAGGGCTTCGCCCGCATCCGCGAGCGGGTCACCCTTCACGGCCTCGTGCTGGTCGAAAACCGGACGCGCGACTACGCCCGCATCAATCCCGCCGATGCGCGCGTCCTGTTCATCCGCCACGGCTTGATCGCGGGAGAGTGTCCGAACCCGCCGCCGATCATCCGCGACAACCTCAGCCGCCTCGCGCTCCTACGCCTCGCCCAGGCCAAGACCCGCGGCGGCCAGTCCCTGTTGGATGAGGACGCCGTCTACGCCTTTTATGACGCCCACCTGCCCGCCGACGTTTTCAGTGCCGACGCACTGCGCCGCTGGCTGCGTCAGGCCTCGCCCGAGCAGGTCGAAGCCCTCCGCCTGACCGACGCCGAAATCCCCCTGCCCGACGGCGCCGCGACGGGCTTTCCCGACACCCTTACGCTCGACGGCCAGTCCATCCCACTCACCTACCGCCATGCGCCGGGAGAGCCCGACGACGGAATCACCTGCACCGTCCCCGCCGACCTGCTGTCGCGCCTCCGCGCCTGGCGAGCCGACTGGCTCGTCCCCGGCGCGCTGCCCGAGAAGATCCGCTGGATGCTCGCGTCGCTCCCCTCCAAGACCCGGCGCCTCGTCGCTCCGCCCGGTGAAACCGCAGACCGCTGTCTCGGACGCATGCCGCCCGGTCGCGAACCGCTGAACCAAGCCCTTAGCCGCGCCCTGTACGAGGTCTGCGGCGTCCGCATCCCCGCCGATGCGTGGCGCGAGGACGATTTACCCGACTGGCTCCGCATCCGCTTCGTGGTGACCGATTCCGACGGCAAGATCCTCGGCAGCGGCCGCACCTTCGACCCCTTGATCAAAACCTTTGCCCTCGCTTCTGTCGGGCCCTCCGCCCCCGCTCCGAGTCAGTCGGGAACCGACTCCCGATTTCACCGCGACGGCATCACCGACTGGAGTTTTGGCGATCTTCCAGAAGAGGTCAACATCGACCGCGCCGGCTGGCCCATGCTCCACTATCCCGCGCTGGTCGACGCGTCACCCGCCGCCTGCGCCCTTCGACTGTTTGCCGACGCCGCGACCGCCGCCGCCATCCATGCCGAGGGGACGCTGCGGCTCATCGCGCTCGCCCTCGGCCCCGACACGCTCGCCCTCCGCCGTTCGTCCGCGCCAGCCAAAGACCTGCGCGGGGCGCTCGCAGCCCTTGAGTACACGTCCGAATCTTTCGTTGAGGATATCCTTCGGGCCGCCCTGCACACCTGCTTTCTTGAAGGTCTGGCACCCGTGCGCAGCGAAGCCGTCTTTCGTCAACGTCTGCTTCTCGGCCGTCCGAAACTGGGTGCCGCTCATCTGCAGATCGCGCGTCTGTGCGCCTCGGTCCTCCATGCGGCGCAGACCCTCGAACGTGACCTCGGCGGCGACGCGCGGCCGATTCCGGCTGCGGCACCGCCATCGGTGCACACCGCCGAATCGGTTATGCGCGATTTCACCAAAGGTCCGGCGGCCGTCAAGTCCCCCCCGTTATCAGCGCCCCTCCGGGCCGATGCCCTCGCCACCTTCGCGGATCTGCTGGTATCCTACAACCGCCAACCCAATCCCGGCGCGCATCACCAGCCAGCCAAACGGGCGGCGGCGCGGGCGCCGGTGGCCGTGACCCTGCATCCGGCTTCGGCAGACGATCTGCGCGACCAGCTCGCCTGGCTGGTGTTTCCCGGATTCATACGCGCCACACCCTGGGGTCATCTCCAGCACTATCAGCGCTATCTAGAGGGCATGCGCATCCGCGTGGAGCGGCTGCGAACCAACCCGGCGGCCGACCTCAAGCGCCTGGCCGAGATTGCGCCCTTCTGGAATCGATACACCGCCTTCACGGCCCGGGATGAGCACGCCACGCACGACCGCGCCGCCCTCGCAGACTACCGCTGGATGGTCGAGGAGTTCCGCATCTCGCTTTTTGCCCAAGAGTTGGGCACGGCCGCACCCGCCTCGGCCAAGCGCCTCGAGGCGCAGTGGCAACGGGTGCTCGCGACGTAA